DNA sequence from the Cohnella herbarum genome:
TGGCTTAAAAGAAGTGAAAGTCGGGTTTAGTTGGACAACTTTCTTTTTCGGGTTTTTCCCGGCTTTATTCAGAGGAGATCTGAAGTGGGCAGTCATCATGTTTATTACCTCGGTTGCATTCGCGATTTTTACGGCAGGCTTCGGAGCATGGATCCCAGGCATAATCTTTTCCTTCATCT
Encoded proteins:
- a CDS encoding DUF2628 domain-containing protein, with protein sequence MRVRLKNAAGGLKEVKVGFSWTTFFFGFFPALFRGDLKWAVIMFITSVAFAIFTAGFGAWIPGIIFSFIYNKMYIKELLEKGYHPADDHAQAALQTQGIIAA